The following coding sequences lie in one Silene latifolia isolate original U9 population chromosome 5, ASM4854445v1, whole genome shotgun sequence genomic window:
- the LOC141655927 gene encoding uncharacterized protein LOC141655927, which yields MQCTNSYGFLCPTLLSKFASFENEDNRSDYIVKAMTCTGCERSRKLVFAPYFEGNHWMLAAINPKDGVVYWCDPTGTLEPRKFLKDTINLAITKLNSMDPLFGCHPQKQLEWKIIKCPTQPFGTVLCGYYVCRYMLEIIRGRYISIIPNFMIKAPKTYSVEQIDEVREIWAEYALKFKAQVFDGNV from the exons ATGCAATGTACAAATTCATATGGATTCTTGTGCCCCACATTATTGTCCAAGTTcgctagttttgaaaatgaagataATCGGTCAGACTATATTGTTAAGGCTATGACATGTACGGGTTGTGAAAGGagtcgaaagcttgtttttgCTCCATATTTTGAAGG TAATCATTGGATGTTGGCTGCCATTAATCCAAAGGATGGTGTAGTATATTGGTGTGATCCAACTGGAACTCTAGAGCCTCGTAAATTTTTGAAGGATACAATTAATTT GGCAATTACGAAGCTAAACTCTATGGATCCACTTTTCGGGTGTCACCCACAAAAACAGCTTGAATGGAAAATTATAAAG TGTCCTACACAGCCATTTGGGACCGTTTTATGTGGATATTATGTCTGCCGATATATGTTGGAGATCATCAGAGGACGATATATTAGTATTATTCCAAAT TTCATGATTAAAGCTCCGAAAACATACTCGGTTGAGCAAATTGATGAGGTGCGGGAAATTTGGGCTGAATATGCTTTGAAGTTTAAGGCGCAAGTATTTGATGGCAACGTCTAA